A stretch of the Cucurbita pepo subsp. pepo cultivar mu-cu-16 chromosome LG16, ASM280686v2, whole genome shotgun sequence genome encodes the following:
- the LOC111777614 gene encoding protein CHROMATIN REMODELING 35-like, protein MDATIDFSPSSYATPNGLYYGKRKRLKLSTDGRNLPSTATFSAQKCDTPRQNKMKNSAKIVDYSDPFAINNLIDGLNCGQFGSVTKEIEALVSHKMQILSPYIAKYPTLSSTLFDLGRRNECTEATNHQASPLVHNLIDLEDDSALDDVCSNHVEKSRLPIVIIDSDEEESKDQRVIHPFQEVVLPRPPGQSLFKAISVVDHRALNGEEATPISESETISKKDKGVYVGVEEDEDEVSEQANSEDDGLGDIWNDMNMALECSKDLDVAVDSSSNQPSTDAVDCDHSFLFKDDLGYVCRICGVIDRGIETIFEFQYNKGKRSTRTYMSESRNKDSGDIVGVKISEDDLTVTEISAHPRHMKQMKPHQIEGFNFLISNLVTDNPGGCILAHAPGSGKTFMIISFMQSFLAKYPQARPLVVLPKGILAIWKKEFQIWQVEDIPLYDFYSVKADNRAQQLTVLNQWVEHKSILFLGYKQFSTIVCDVETNAASTACQNILLKVPSILILDEGHTPRNENTDILQTLAKVRTPRKVVLSGTLYQNHVKEVFNIVNLVRPKFMRSETSRPIIKRIMSRVDIPGARKQFKAGVDAAFYDLVEHTLQKDTDFRRKVSVIHDLREMTSKILHYYKGDFLDELPGLVDFTVVLNLTPKQKHEGEKVKKFNRKFKISSAGSAVYLHPKLNVFSVNATVTDDKIDEVIDQLDVKDGVKAKFFLNMLNLCATTGEKLLVFSQYLLPLKFMERLVVQKKGWSPGKETFMISGETTSEHREWSMDRFNNSPDAKVFFGSIKACGEGISLVGASRIIILDVHLNPSVTRQAIGRAFRPGQTKKVFAYRLVAADSPEEGDHSTCFKKELIAKMWFEWNEYCGYHDFEVETVDVKECGDNFLETPLLRQDVKVLYRR, encoded by the exons ATGGACGCGACCATTGACTTCTCCCCCAGTAGCTACGCCACTCCAAATG GACTGTATTATGGGAAACGTAAGAGATTAAAACTATCTACCGATGGAAGAAATCTTCCCAGCACGGCCACCTTTTCTGCCCAAAAGTGTGACACGCCgagacaaaacaaaatgaagaactCAGCAAAAATAGTTGATTACTCTGATCCGTTTGCCATTAATAATTTGATCGATGGTTTGAATTGTGGTCAGTTTGGAAGTGTCACTAAAGAGATAGAAGCCCTTGTTTCCCATAAGATGCAAATTCTAAGTCCTTACATTGCAAAGTATCCTACGCTGTCAAGTACGTTATTTGATCTGGGGAGACGTAATGAGTGTACAGAGGCAACGAACCATCAAGCTTCCCCGTTGGTTCATAATCTCATTGATTTGGAAGATGATTCTGCCCTTGATGATGTTTGTTCCAACCATGTCGAGAAATCACGATTGCCTATTGTAATAATTGATTCTGATGAGGAAGAAAGCAAAGATCAGAGGGTTATACATCCTTTTCAAGAGGTTGTGCTGCCTAGACCACCTGGACAAAGTTTGTTCAAGGCCATATCGGTAGTG GATCACCGAGCTTTAAATGGGGAGGAAGCAACTCCTATTAGTGAAAGTGAAACTATTAGTAAGAAGGACAAAGGTGTTTACGTTGGTGTAGAAGAGGACGAGGATGAGGTCAGCGAACAGGCTAACAGTGAAGATGATGGCCTTGGAGATATTTGGAACGACATGAATATGGCATTAGAATGTTCCAAG GACTTGGATGTTGCCGTAGATTCATCATCTAATCAACCAAGCACAGATGCTGTGGACTGTGATCATTCTTTTCTCTTTAAGGATGATCTTGGTTATGTCTGTCGCATATGTGGGGTTATTGACAGAGGAATTGAGACCATTTTTGAGTTTCAGTACAACAAG gGTAAGAGGAGCACAAGAACATACATGTCTGAATCTCGTAACAAAGATTCAGGCGATATTGTTGGAGTTAAAATCTCAGAAGATGATTTGACGGTCACTGAAATTTCTGCACACCCTAGACATATGAAGCAAATGAAACCTCATCAAATTGAGGGTTTCAATTTCCTTATAAGCAACTTGGTAACGGACAATCCAGGAGGCTGCATTTTAGCCCATGCTCCTGGTTCTGGAAAAACATTTATGATAATCAGTTTCATGCAAAGTTTCTTAGCTAAGTATCCACAGGCTAGACCATTGGTTGTGCTTCCCAAAGGAATCTTAGCTATATGGAAAAAGGAGTTTCAGATTTGGCAAGTGGAAGATATTCCACTCTATGATTTCTATTCCGTTAAAGCAGATAATAGGGCTCAACAGCTAACCGTTCTGAATCAGTGGGTCGAGCACAAGAGTATCCTGTTCTTAGGATACAAACAATTTTCCACGATCGTCTGCGATGTCGAAACCAATGCTGCATCAACTGCATGTCAAAATATATTGCTCAAGGTTCCCTCCATTCTCATCCTAGATGAGGGGCATACACCAAGAAATGAGAACACTGATATTTTGCAAACTCTTGCCAAAGTCAGAACTCCACGAAAAGTGGTTCTTTCAGGAACCTTATATCAAAATCATGTTAAAGAGGTATTCAATATAGTGAATCTCGTTCGACCGAAGTTCATGAGATCAGAAACTTCTCGACCTATCATCAAACGTATCATGTCAAGAGTGGATATACCTGGTGCGAGGAAGCAGTTCAAAGCAGGTGTGGATGCTGCTTTTTATGACTTGGTGGAACACACGCTTCAGAAGGATACAGATTTCAGGAGGAAAGTGAGTGTCATCCATGATTTACGTGAGATGACTAGCAAGATTCTGCATTATTATAAAGGAGATTTTCTCGATGAGCTCCCTGGACTGGTTGACTTCACTGTGGTGCTAAATCTCACCCCTAAACAGAAGCATGAAGGtgaaaaagtcaaaaagttTAACAGGAAGTTCAAAATAAGCTCTGCTGGTAGTGCTGTTTATTTGCATCCAAAGTTGAATGTTTTCTCTGTTAATGCTACTGTGACGGATGATAAAATAGACGAGGTCATCGACCAGCTGGACGTTAAAGATGGAGTGAAAGCGAAATTCTTTCTTAATATGCTGAATTTGTGCGCTACTACTGGAGAGAAGCTGCTGGTATTTAGCCAATACCTCCTTCCTTTGAAATTCATGGAGAGATTGGTTGTGCAGAAGAAGGGTTGGAGTCCAGGAAAAGAAACTTTCATGATATCCGGTGAAACAACTTCCGAGCATCGGGAATGGTCGATGGATCGTTTCAACAACTCACCTGATGCCAAAGTCTTCTTTGGCTCCATCAAGGCTTGTGGGGAGGGCATATCTTTGGTAGGGGCATCACGTATCATCATCTTGGATGTTCATCTCAATCCATCAGTGACCCGCCAGGCAATTGGTCGTGCATTCCGTCCCGGTCAAACAAAGAAAGTCTTCGCATATAGATTGGTGGCTGCTGATTCACCTGAAGAGGGAGATCACAGTACTTGCTTCAAGAAGGAACTAATTGCAAAAATGTGGTTTGAATGGAACGAGTATTGTGGCTATCACGACTTTGAAGTGGAGACGGTCGACGTGAAAGAGTGTGGCGATAACTTTCTAGAAACCCCGCTTCTTAGACAAGATGTCAAAGTTCTGTACAGAAG GTAG
- the LOC111777282 gene encoding BEL1-like homeodomain protein 7 gives MATYYSSSNNERDTTPILYSRGALLGSYEETAVLPRNMMMNANSGTFMDSLPSQAQNGCSSITPVGAVGTAQQQQEFLTNLGGSRISDHDFNTWREDRSEMLGTNSMCVSTNVVRGGQNLQGQGLSLTLSTQIPSGIQMASIPYRDSDVGLASFLRPNPTSSGEDGCRNGASRDEQLRNGENLAKGELSPYSMSSIARTMPNSKYLKAAQQLLDEVVNVRKALKRPNNERDPSSHERETGTAENGDAGTKNDTSMQTASGVSSKPQETGSNSTCELSHAEKQDLQNKLTKLLYMLDEVDRRYNQYYHQMQIVVSSFDVIAGCGASKPYTALALQTISRHFRCLRDAIAGQVRATRKSLGEHENSGNDKGVGITRLRYVDQQLRQQRALQQLGMIQQHAWRPQRGLPENSVSILRAWLFEHFLHPYPKDSDKIMLARQTGLTRSQVSNWFINARVRLWKPMVEEMYKEEIGSVDMDSISSSENASKATKGDNKTFEDDKEEDLQQSASSTATERCSTGDIVDLKSDQVSNLANSGSNRLASFQNGAHVEAENELIKPNEELRSNVNNSNFFPDAIVQSQGESDRFMAAAAAAYHMSELGRFGTVGGVSLTLGLQHCEGGGGIPMPAGTHHGFAAMRGDDMYNAAAAASSLGETVHFECVNAAGNPQLRFGPSHLYHDFVV, from the exons ATGGCTACTTACTACTCGAGTTCGAATAACGAAAGGGATACTACTCCAATCCTCTATTCGAGGGGAGCTTTGCTCGGTTCGTATGAAGAAACAGCAGTTCTTCCACGgaatatgatgatgaatgcAAATTCTGGGACGTTCATGGATTCATTGCCTTCACAGGCGCAAAATGGTTGTAGTTCGATAACGCCTGTTGGAGCGGTTGGAACTGCCCAACAGCAGCAGGAGTTCTTAACGAATCTTGGTGGTTCGCGAATTTCTGACCATGATTTCAATACATGGAGAGAGGATCGGAGTGAAATGCTTGGTACGAATTCGATGTGTGTTTCGACCAATGTTGTTCGTGGTGGGCAGAATTTGCAGGGTCAGGGGTTGTCCCTTACTCTGAGTACACAAATCCCATCTGGAATCCAAATGGCTTCAATCCCCTACAGAGACTCGGATGTCGGTTTAGCTTCATTCCTGAGGCCTAATCCGACAAGCTCGGGTGAGGATGGCTGCAGAAATGGCGCTTCTCGAGATGAACAATTGAGAAATGGAGAAAACTTGGCCAAGGGTGAATTATCTCCTTACAGCATGTCTAGTATTGCAAGAACTATGCCTAATTCGAAGTACCTTAAGGCAGCACAACAACTGCTTGATGAAGTTGTTAATGTCAGGAAAGCTTTGAAGCGACCGAATAATGAGAGAGATCCGAGTTCTCACGAGCGTGAAACTGGAACTGCCGAGAATGGTGATGCAGGAACTAAAAATGACACTTCGATGCAAACTGCAAGTGGAGTGTCTTCAAAACCTCAAGAAACTGGGAGCAATTCAACATGTGAGCTCTCACATGCTGAAAAGCAAGATTTGCAGAACAAGTTGACAAAGCTTTTATACATGTTGGATGAg GTTGATAGAAGGTACAATCAGTATTATCATCAGATGCAGATAGTAGTGTCATCATTTGATGTGATTGCTGGATGTGGGGCATCTAAGCCATATACTGCACTTGCACTCCAGACTATATCCCGTCATTTTCGGTGCTTGCGGGATGCCATAGCTGGTCAAGTCAGAGCTACTCGTAAAAGCCTAGGAGAGCACGAGAATTCTGGAAACGACAAAGGAGTTGGAATCACTCGTCTTAGATACGTGGACCAGCAGTTAAGGCAACAGAGAGCTCTTCAGCAGCTTGGCATGATACAGCAGCATGCATGGAGGCCTCAAAGAGGATTGCCTGAAAACTCTGTTTCGATTCTCCGTGCTTGGCTGTTCGAGCATTTCCTTCATCC GTATCCAAAGGATTCTGATAAGATCATGCTTGCAAGGCAGACGGGTTTGACTAGAAGTCAG GTCTCTAATTGGTTTATCAATGCGCGTGTACGTCTTTGGAAACCTATGGTAGAGGAGATGTACAAGGAAGAAATAGGCAGTGTGGACATGGACTCTATATCATCATCTGAAAATGCTAGCAAGGCAACAAAAGGAGATAACAAGACCTTCGAGGATGATAAAGAGGAGGATCTGCAACAAAGTGCAAGTTCAACAGCGACCGAAAGATGTAGCACTGGAGATATCGTCGACTTAAAATCAGACCAAGTCTCTAATCTCGCAAACTCGGGTTCCAACAGACTAGCTAGTTTCCAAAATGGTGCTCATGTTGAAGCCGAAAACGAGCTGATAAAGCCGAATGAGGAGCTAAGGTCTAATGTAAATAACTCTAATTTCTTTCCTGATGCAATTGTCCAGTCTCAGGGAGAGAGTGACAGGTTTATGGCTGCTGCTGCCGCCGCCTATCACATGTCTGAATTGGGAAGGTTCGGGACGGTTGGCGGGGTATCACTTACGCTGGGTTTGCAGCATTGTGAGGGTGGTGGTGGCATACCTATGCCTGCTGGGACACACCATGGTTTTGCAGCCATGAGAGGAGACGATATGTACAACGCTGCTGCTGCAGCGTCTTCTCTCGGGGAAACGGTGCATTTCGAATGCGTAAATGCTGCTGGGAATCCGCAACTGAGGTTCGGCCCTTCCCATCTTTATCACGATTTTGTTGTGTAA